From Phycisphaeraceae bacterium, the proteins below share one genomic window:
- a CDS encoding helix-turn-helix transcriptional regulator, whose amino-acid sequence MRLMPPVYDHIRKAIAASNKSRYRMAKETGISEPHLCQFMAGTKGLSVEALERLADCLGLEIITNPKNNNRGKR is encoded by the coding sequence ATGCGACTCATGCCACCCGTCTATGACCATATCCGCAAAGCCATCGCAGCCAGCAACAAGAGCCGCTACCGCATGGCAAAAGAAACCGGCATCAGTGAACCCCACCTGTGCCAATTCATGGCCGGAACCAAGGGCTTGTCCGTGGAAGCACTTGAGAGACTGGCCGATTGTCTGGGTCTGGAAATTATCACTAACCCCAAGAATAACAATCGGGGCAAACGTTAA
- the cas1 gene encoding type II CRISPR-associated endonuclease Cas1: MIKRTIEISRQPAHLSVRNDQLVIQPLDQPKSVATTIPCEDIGVVLVDQPQVNYSHPALATLMRYGAAVVICGHDHLPAGLLLPLSDHTEVVWRVHDQINASEPTKKRLWQQIITAKILRQAGNLPQGSPARGFLENLARDVKSGDTTNAEAHAARIYWSAWLDPEGISNLVSSVTAQSGPIALDPDAFRRDPDGLDPVNVMLNYGYAVLRAAVARALVAAGLFPALGLHHCNRANAFVLADDLVEPLRPLVDARVRDLFLAGRGIQDGLDQSTKAALLSLLTHTVILAPGDGSASPLMVALHRVTASLVRCLRGEENRLALPAWDQSKLWT; encoded by the coding sequence ATGATTAAGCGCACCATCGAAATATCCCGCCAACCAGCACATTTATCGGTTCGCAACGATCAATTGGTTATCCAGCCGCTCGACCAGCCCAAGAGTGTGGCCACAACCATTCCATGCGAAGACATCGGGGTTGTCCTCGTTGATCAACCCCAAGTGAACTATTCGCATCCAGCACTGGCAACACTCATGCGCTACGGCGCTGCAGTAGTGATCTGCGGCCACGATCATCTCCCTGCTGGTTTGTTGCTGCCGCTTTCCGATCACACGGAAGTCGTCTGGCGGGTACATGACCAGATTAACGCGAGCGAACCTACCAAGAAGAGGCTATGGCAGCAGATCATTACAGCCAAGATCCTCCGTCAAGCGGGTAATCTTCCGCAAGGATCGCCGGCGAGAGGGTTTCTTGAAAATCTTGCACGTGATGTCAAATCGGGTGACACGACAAATGCAGAGGCCCATGCCGCGCGTATCTACTGGTCGGCTTGGTTAGATCCAGAGGGCATAAGTAACTTGGTCTCGAGCGTGACGGCGCAAAGCGGACCGATTGCCTTGGATCCTGACGCATTTCGCCGTGATCCTGATGGACTCGATCCCGTAAACGTCATGCTTAACTACGGCTACGCAGTATTGCGTGCCGCGGTAGCCCGAGCACTGGTCGCAGCCGGTCTGTTTCCAGCACTAGGACTGCACCATTGCAACCGTGCGAATGCCTTTGTACTAGCGGATGACCTGGTTGAACCTTTGCGGCCGCTGGTCGATGCACGTGTGCGCGATTTGTTTCTGGCTGGGCGGGGGATTCAAGACGGTTTAGATCAGTCCACCAAAGCAGCATTGCTGTCGCTCTTGACGCATACGGTCATCCTGGCCCCAGGTGATGGCAGCGCTAGTCCGCTAATGGTTGCGTTGCATCGAGTCACGGCGTCGCTGGTGCGGTGTCTGCGCGGTGAGGAGAACCGGCTGGCACTGCCGGCTTGGGATCAGTCAAAGTTATGGACCTAA
- a CDS encoding helix-turn-helix domain-containing protein → MINATATPAPCVEKLLTYKQAGELLGVTPRTIWTLVAGGEIPSVKFGRSVRIDPADLRTYIDRCKTTSKGVKP, encoded by the coding sequence ATGATTAACGCCACCGCTACACCCGCGCCCTGCGTTGAAAAGCTGTTGACCTACAAGCAGGCTGGTGAGCTACTTGGGGTGACGCCACGAACCATCTGGACCTTAGTAGCCGGCGGTGAAATACCCTCGGTGAAGTTTGGCCGATCGGTCCGTATCGACCCGGCCGACCTGAGGACCTACATCGACCGTTGCAAGACGACTTCAAAGGGGGTGAAGCCATGA
- a CDS encoding helix-turn-helix domain-containing protein yields the protein MSDRTLWTWTRQGTIPHVRRGKTILYPTAALARWLDGELHHCGAYAGLPKAQNQAWLLHVMDRDRSPHRPAVEPSPGRLARRPRIQSLVKNREKK from the coding sequence GTGAGTGACCGAACGCTGTGGACGTGGACCCGGCAAGGGACCATCCCCCACGTGCGACGCGGTAAGACGATCCTGTATCCGACGGCGGCGCTGGCCCGCTGGCTGGACGGAGAATTACACCACTGCGGCGCGTATGCCGGGCTGCCTAAGGCACAAAACCAAGCGTGGCTGCTGCATGTGATGGATCGGGATCGGTCGCCCCATCGCCCGGCAGTGGAGCCATCGCCCGGCAGGCTGGCTCGACGGCCTCGGATACAATCACTTGTGAAGAACCGCGAGAAAAAATAA
- the cas2 gene encoding CRISPR-associated endonuclease Cas2 has product MDLSGYRCMWVLAMFDLPVDTKDARRAYALFRKSLLKDGFTKMQFSVYVRHCASEENADVHLQRVERMVPADGEVRVISITDKQFERMRVYWGKKRRKPEPPPLQMELF; this is encoded by the coding sequence ATGGACCTAAGTGGATATCGATGTATGTGGGTGCTGGCAATGTTCGATCTTCCGGTAGATACGAAAGATGCACGGCGAGCATACGCACTTTTTCGTAAGAGTTTGCTCAAAGATGGATTCACGAAAATGCAGTTCAGCGTCTATGTGAGGCACTGTGCCAGCGAAGAGAACGCCGACGTACACCTGCAACGCGTCGAGCGGATGGTGCCAGCCGACGGCGAAGTGAGGGTGATCTCCATTACGGACAAGCAGTTCGAGCGAATGCGGGTGTATTGGGGAAAAAAGCGGCGGAAGCCGGAGCCTCCGCCGCTTCAGATGGAGCTTTTTTGA
- a CDS encoding DUF3987 domain-containing protein, whose product MTPAVEKLLDRLSNVKRSGEGWKACCPAHDDQRPSLSISEGAGGRALVHCHAGCTPEEITTALGLELVDLMPAKSVTARPMPKPTPKTYTTAADAVAELERELGPRSAIWTYRNASGEPVGVAVRWNLADGKKTIRPVSKTTTGWTIGAMPSPRPLYQLPDLLKRTGETVFVVEGEKAADAVAGLGLLATTSAGGANAAGKADWTPLGGREVVIIPDEDAAGTKYAGDVAGILAKLPAKVRMVKLSNAWPTLGDGGDLANIVETGEDADTIKTKLAALVSKTEPQAQPQPVPVVEPFKPFPTNALPEPVRSFVRMCARAIGCDESFIALPLLSALGSAIGNTRRVQLKRGWTEPAIVWTAVVGDSGTLKTPAFKVAMKPVRKVQAVAFREYDLAFSAWEVENKRYEAELTGWKRKAANRRDTAGDPPQAPNRPIARRYVVSDTTIEALMPILMDNPRGVLLARDELAGWLGTFDRYANASKVKADAAHWLSMFNAEEVMIDRKTGNPTRIRVPFASVSIAGGIQPGILARALGTEHRENGLISRILLACPPRKPKQWTEADISPDLERSIEAIFARLYDLQPATDDHGEAQPVIVRLSQSGKAAWVDFYNAHGQEQAELSGDLSAAWSKLEACAARLALVVHFIRWAGVDSTLVNADEVDADSIAAGVKLSRWFGNEARRVYAILSESDEDRDQRRLVELIQRKGGTVTVRELQQTSRLFRTADEIENALDALAKDGMGRWEQQDPGDRGGRPMRFFRLAAPELSTQPPESDPPAPTKPPITGPKTSCVDVGAVDTDKPDSGDWGEV is encoded by the coding sequence ATGACCCCTGCCGTTGAAAAGCTGCTCGACAGACTCTCCAACGTAAAACGCAGCGGCGAAGGCTGGAAGGCCTGCTGCCCGGCCCACGACGACCAGCGCCCCAGCTTGAGCATTTCCGAAGGCGCAGGCGGCCGAGCGCTGGTGCATTGTCACGCCGGATGCACGCCGGAAGAAATCACGACGGCCCTGGGCTTGGAGCTGGTGGACCTGATGCCCGCAAAGTCGGTCACGGCCCGACCGATGCCCAAGCCGACGCCGAAGACCTACACCACAGCAGCCGATGCGGTGGCGGAACTGGAGCGCGAACTCGGCCCACGGTCTGCGATATGGACCTATCGCAACGCCAGCGGCGAGCCGGTGGGCGTGGCGGTGCGATGGAACCTGGCCGACGGCAAAAAGACCATCCGTCCGGTGAGCAAGACGACAACGGGCTGGACCATCGGCGCGATGCCCAGTCCGCGCCCGCTGTATCAACTGCCGGACCTGCTGAAGCGTACAGGCGAGACGGTGTTCGTCGTCGAGGGCGAAAAGGCAGCCGACGCGGTGGCGGGGCTGGGGCTGCTGGCGACAACTTCCGCCGGTGGTGCCAACGCAGCCGGCAAGGCCGACTGGACGCCCCTTGGCGGCCGCGAAGTGGTCATCATTCCCGACGAAGACGCAGCAGGCACAAAGTACGCCGGCGACGTGGCGGGCATCCTGGCGAAGCTGCCGGCGAAGGTGCGGATGGTGAAGTTGAGCAACGCCTGGCCGACCCTGGGCGACGGCGGAGATTTGGCAAACATTGTAGAAACCGGGGAAGACGCCGACACGATCAAGACAAAGTTGGCCGCGCTGGTGAGCAAGACCGAACCGCAAGCCCAACCCCAACCCGTGCCGGTGGTGGAGCCGTTTAAGCCTTTCCCAACGAACGCCCTGCCCGAACCGGTCCGATCTTTCGTGCGAATGTGCGCCCGCGCCATCGGCTGTGATGAAAGTTTCATTGCGCTGCCGCTGTTGTCGGCGCTGGGGTCGGCGATTGGTAATACCCGGCGCGTGCAACTGAAACGCGGCTGGACCGAGCCAGCGATTGTGTGGACGGCAGTAGTGGGCGATTCGGGGACGCTTAAGACCCCGGCATTCAAGGTAGCGATGAAGCCCGTCCGCAAGGTGCAGGCAGTGGCCTTCAGGGAGTACGATCTCGCATTCTCGGCCTGGGAAGTCGAGAACAAACGCTACGAAGCAGAACTCACCGGCTGGAAACGCAAGGCTGCCAACCGCAGGGACACAGCCGGCGACCCGCCACAGGCACCCAATCGACCCATTGCCCGGCGATATGTCGTGTCGGACACAACCATCGAAGCCTTGATGCCCATCCTTATGGACAATCCGCGTGGTGTATTGCTGGCCCGTGATGAACTGGCCGGCTGGCTCGGTACCTTTGACCGCTACGCCAATGCCAGCAAGGTCAAGGCCGACGCCGCCCACTGGCTGTCGATGTTTAACGCCGAAGAAGTGATGATTGATCGCAAGACCGGCAACCCGACGAGAATCCGCGTCCCATTCGCCTCGGTGAGTATTGCGGGTGGAATCCAGCCCGGCATCCTCGCGCGGGCACTGGGAACAGAGCATCGTGAAAACGGATTGATATCCCGGATACTGCTGGCGTGCCCGCCACGAAAGCCGAAGCAATGGACGGAAGCCGACATTTCCCCGGACCTGGAGCGCAGCATCGAGGCGATCTTCGCCCGCTTGTATGATCTGCAACCCGCCACCGACGATCACGGCGAAGCCCAGCCCGTAATTGTGCGCTTATCGCAGAGTGGAAAGGCGGCGTGGGTGGACTTCTACAACGCCCACGGTCAAGAGCAAGCCGAGCTATCCGGCGATTTGTCGGCTGCGTGGAGCAAGCTAGAAGCTTGCGCGGCCCGGCTGGCGCTGGTGGTGCATTTCATCCGGTGGGCGGGCGTGGATTCGACGCTGGTCAATGCCGACGAAGTGGACGCTGACAGCATCGCGGCCGGTGTGAAACTCTCCCGATGGTTCGGCAACGAAGCCCGGCGCGTCTACGCGATCCTGTCCGAAAGCGATGAAGATCGGGACCAGCGGCGGCTGGTGGAACTGATCCAGCGCAAGGGCGGAACCGTGACGGTTCGGGAGCTTCAACAGACAAGCCGGCTGTTTCGCACGGCCGACGAAATCGAAAACGCTTTGGATGCTCTGGCCAAAGACGGGATGGGCCGATGGGAACAGCAAGACCCCGGCGATCGGGGCGGCAGACCTATGCGATTCTTCCGCCTGGCCGCCCCAGAGCTGTCTACACAACCCCCCGAATCCGACCCCCCAGCGCCAACGAAACCCCCGATTACGGGGCCGAAAACGAGTTGTGTAGACGTTGGCGCTGTAGACACCGACAAACCCGACAGCGGAGATTGGGGGGAAGTATGA
- the cas9 gene encoding type II CRISPR RNA-guided endonuclease Cas9 (Cas9, originally named Csn1, is the large, multifunctional signature protein of type II CRISPR/Cas systems. It is well known even to general audiences because its RNA-guided endonuclease activity has made it a popular tool for custom editing of eukaryotic genomes.) yields MSTTLGLDLGPNSIGWALIDNTQHRIVNLGVRVFPEGVDNFDTSKEKSRNEDRRTARGMRRQIARRARRKKRLRSALIEAGLWPDDPTEQAVLEAYDPYELRARAIDEKSPKLTPHELGRVILHLNQRRGFLSNRRADKAKAKEISDMKAEMGELEKRLGKDTLGQYLYEKSKIDATERTRMSDDRVRRWHTKREMLETELLRIAAWHQHILTDDLMFGHAGRQPLAGMKPRLIAKEMSQLQAFGIHGIIFFQRNIYWPKSMIGLCELEPKQPRCPRADRAAQRFRLLQEVNNLRYVDPDTHVESPLTSEQRALLLEKLGRKEKLEFNGKSGIKGVLGFMDTVKFNLERGERPSIKGHVTDVLMAKTLGKSWHERPDPEKDAIVRLLVDPDRSEDAAKEQLQSQFGLTAEDAEAALSADLPAGYVHVSLKAIERLLPHMERGLVYQMTNPENSAIHAAGYLRADQLRRRIFDKLPDPERTPDAPIGDIPNPVVRRALVELRKLVNAIIREHGKPDSIHIEMIRDVKQGEKARRAYNLSMRDREKNRDAAAEKLRENGVKVTREAINRYLLWEEQGHICIYSGDPISFKQLYSGEIDTDHILPYSRCLDDSLMNKVVCFRRSNDQKGQRSPYEWVGATGEKSYDGICQRARKLPYPKYRRFLLKELKLDDFIARQLVDTSYIARATAEYLQCIVARPQDVLGIKGQLTADMRIHWGLNDLLDAGGGMTKSRDDHRHHAIDALVVALTDRSRLQSLTRIRKSGGVLQTGETLDPPWNGFRDEAVARIKAVHVSHRAERKVAGALHEDTLYGVHKNDAGKVVAGEFVVRKPLESLSPNEVEMIRDPMVKEAIKKRLAEHGVDVGRDKNVSPDVWKRALCSPDNPVRLVGKKSRGLGPPILKVRVIRKEQTIQKVRNHAGTAYVKPGSTHHLSIFEFKEKGKTKREGVWTTMLEAAERLKKQNQLLQNARQRMEKELGYRLKPVDPRLGKEMQKIALEVPIITRKHPYRPEAKFCFSLRRGEAVLAKVDGEEKLLIYNTSASTQGQIYLYHHADARPKSSNREGHKRKIVSFTANTLNARKVTVDYLGRIRWAND; encoded by the coding sequence ATGAGTACTACGCTTGGTCTGGACCTAGGTCCTAACTCAATTGGCTGGGCTCTTATCGATAACACACAGCATCGCATCGTCAATCTCGGCGTGCGCGTCTTCCCGGAGGGAGTGGACAACTTTGATACGTCCAAAGAAAAGTCGCGCAACGAAGATCGCCGCACAGCTCGCGGCATGAGGCGTCAAATTGCACGACGGGCGCGGCGGAAGAAGCGATTGCGATCGGCACTGATCGAAGCTGGCCTCTGGCCTGATGATCCGACCGAGCAAGCTGTACTGGAGGCTTACGATCCATACGAGCTGCGAGCACGAGCGATTGATGAGAAGTCACCAAAGCTTACGCCACACGAGTTAGGCCGCGTTATCCTCCATCTCAACCAGCGCCGCGGTTTCCTCTCGAATCGGCGGGCAGACAAAGCCAAGGCAAAAGAAATCTCAGACATGAAAGCTGAGATGGGCGAGCTTGAGAAGCGATTAGGCAAGGACACGCTCGGCCAATATCTTTATGAGAAATCAAAGATCGACGCTACGGAACGGACGCGGATGAGCGACGACCGGGTTCGCCGATGGCATACGAAGCGCGAGATGCTGGAGACCGAGTTGCTGCGGATCGCTGCGTGGCATCAACATATTTTGACTGATGATCTGATGTTTGGCCATGCGGGTCGGCAACCGCTGGCGGGGATGAAGCCGCGTCTCATCGCCAAGGAGATGTCGCAACTGCAAGCATTTGGCATCCATGGGATTATTTTTTTCCAGCGAAACATATACTGGCCCAAATCGATGATTGGATTGTGCGAGCTCGAACCCAAGCAGCCGCGCTGTCCACGGGCTGATCGCGCAGCACAGCGGTTTCGGCTACTTCAAGAGGTCAACAACCTCCGCTACGTGGACCCCGACACGCATGTGGAATCGCCACTGACCTCGGAGCAGCGTGCATTACTCCTCGAAAAACTCGGCAGAAAAGAAAAACTCGAGTTTAACGGGAAATCAGGAATCAAAGGCGTTTTGGGCTTCATGGACACCGTGAAGTTCAATCTGGAGCGCGGCGAGCGTCCGAGCATCAAAGGCCATGTTACGGACGTGTTGATGGCTAAGACACTGGGCAAAAGTTGGCATGAACGCCCTGATCCAGAGAAAGACGCCATCGTTCGGTTGCTTGTAGATCCTGATCGAAGCGAGGACGCAGCTAAGGAGCAACTGCAATCTCAGTTTGGTCTGACTGCGGAAGACGCCGAGGCGGCGCTGTCGGCCGATCTGCCTGCGGGTTACGTGCATGTGAGTCTTAAGGCGATCGAACGGCTTTTGCCTCACATGGAGCGCGGACTGGTTTACCAGATGACCAACCCCGAGAACTCGGCGATCCATGCCGCAGGTTATTTGCGCGCAGATCAGCTTCGGCGGCGCATCTTTGACAAACTGCCCGACCCTGAGCGAACGCCCGATGCTCCGATCGGTGATATCCCCAACCCCGTCGTCCGCCGTGCGCTAGTCGAGCTGCGCAAGCTGGTTAATGCCATCATTCGTGAACATGGCAAACCCGATTCGATTCATATCGAGATGATCCGCGACGTGAAGCAAGGAGAGAAAGCCAGACGGGCCTACAACCTTTCAATGCGCGATCGCGAAAAGAACCGCGATGCTGCCGCGGAGAAGCTGCGCGAGAACGGTGTGAAAGTTACACGTGAAGCGATTAACCGTTACCTGCTCTGGGAGGAGCAGGGTCACATCTGTATCTACAGCGGTGACCCGATCAGTTTTAAACAGCTCTATAGTGGCGAGATCGATACCGACCACATCCTGCCTTATTCGCGCTGCCTCGATGACTCTCTGATGAACAAGGTCGTGTGCTTTAGACGGTCCAACGATCAAAAAGGACAGCGCTCTCCCTATGAATGGGTCGGAGCGACGGGAGAAAAGTCTTACGACGGGATATGCCAGCGCGCGAGGAAGCTGCCCTACCCCAAGTACCGCAGGTTCCTGCTTAAAGAATTGAAGCTCGATGATTTCATTGCGCGGCAGCTCGTTGATACGTCGTATATTGCCCGAGCGACGGCTGAGTATTTGCAATGCATCGTGGCTCGGCCTCAAGACGTGCTGGGGATCAAAGGCCAGCTTACGGCCGATATGCGAATCCATTGGGGCCTTAATGATCTTCTCGACGCTGGCGGTGGCATGACAAAGAGCCGCGACGACCACCGTCACCACGCGATCGACGCCTTGGTTGTGGCCCTGACCGATCGATCGAGGCTGCAATCTCTCACACGGATCCGTAAGTCTGGCGGCGTGCTGCAGACCGGCGAGACGCTCGACCCGCCTTGGAATGGGTTTCGCGATGAAGCGGTTGCACGGATCAAGGCGGTTCATGTGTCCCACCGCGCGGAACGAAAGGTTGCCGGTGCGCTTCACGAGGACACGCTCTACGGGGTACACAAGAACGACGCGGGTAAAGTCGTTGCTGGTGAGTTCGTGGTGCGCAAGCCATTGGAATCACTCTCCCCGAACGAGGTGGAAATGATCCGCGATCCAATGGTGAAGGAGGCGATCAAGAAGCGGCTGGCAGAGCATGGAGTTGATGTTGGCAGAGACAAGAATGTCTCGCCTGACGTTTGGAAACGGGCCCTCTGTTCTCCGGACAACCCGGTGCGGTTGGTAGGCAAGAAGTCCCGCGGCCTGGGCCCACCGATCCTCAAAGTTCGTGTGATCCGAAAAGAGCAGACGATTCAAAAGGTGCGGAACCATGCTGGCACAGCCTACGTAAAACCCGGATCTACACATCATCTTTCCATCTTCGAGTTCAAGGAAAAGGGCAAGACCAAGCGTGAGGGTGTCTGGACCACAATGCTTGAAGCTGCGGAACGACTGAAAAAGCAGAATCAACTGTTGCAGAATGCGCGACAGCGGATGGAAAAGGAGTTGGGATATCGGCTCAAACCGGTGGATCCAAGGCTGGGAAAAGAGATGCAAAAGATTGCACTAGAAGTACCGATCATCACACGCAAGCATCCGTATCGACCCGAAGCGAAGTTTTGTTTTTCATTGCGCCGCGGTGAAGCGGTGCTAGCCAAGGTTGACGGCGAGGAAAAATTGCTGATTTACAACACTTCGGCATCTACACAGGGGCAGATCTATTTATATCACCACGCCGACGCCCGTCCGAAATCATCGAATAGAGAGGGCCATAAACGGAAGATAGTCTCCTTCACCGCCAACACGCTTAATGCTCGTAAGGTGACCGTGGACTACCTCGGGCGCATCCGCTGGGCTAACGACTGA